TGGCTGACGCACTGGAAAACAGATTGCCACCGGATCGATATGCCTGAAACCGGGGATGATACCCCGCAAACCGCACCATCCCCGCAACGGGAACCGGTCGTGATCACGCGAGCTGATCACAAGGGCGTGCTTGTCTGCGGCAGCAACAAGGCAGCACAATCACGCGGGCTGGCACCGGGCATGCGCCTTGCCGAAGCACGCAGCATATACCCGGCTTTGCGCGACCTTCCCGAACAGCCCGATCTTTATGAACGCCATCTGGCGCGTTTGATCCGCGCGATGGACCGATACAGCCCGTGGGTTGCCCGCGACCGGTTCTTGCAGGAAGCCGATCATAACCATACAGGTGATGCCGGATTGTGGCTTGAAATTACCGGCGGCAGTCACCTTTTTGGTGGCGAAAGTGCGCTTCTGGCGCTGGTTCTGCGCGATGTCAAATCACGTGGTTATGCTGGCCGTGCCGCCATTGCCGATACGGCAGGTGCGGCATGGGGGGCGGCACGATGCCACCCTGCTGCCTTGGCTGATCAACGGATTTTAAGCCTGCCGCGCGATCATGATATTGCCGCCGGTTTTCCGATATCCGCCCTGCGTCTGGCCGAACAGACACGTGTCACCCTGTTTCGGCTGGGGCTGAAACATCTGGGCGACATCACCCCGATGCCGCGTGCCAATATCACCACGCGCTTGGGGCCCGAAGTTTTGCAACGGCTTGATCAGTTTTATGGACGTCTGCCCGAACATCTGAATTTCAATTTGCCAGATCGGCCATGGCTGATCCGGCGCAGCTTTGGCGAACCGCTGGGCGATGCGGCCAATCTGGCGATTACGGTTGAAAGCATGGTAACGGAACTCTGCAACAATCTGGCGCAGGAAAATCTGGGTCTGCGCCGCATTATCCTGCGCTGTGTACGGGTTGACGGGCATACCCATACCATCACACTTGGTACCGGAAGCCCGTGCCAGTCCGCCCCGCATGTGTTGCGATTGCTGTCTGAAAAAATGCCCGGTGTCGATACTGGTTTTGGCATCGAACAGGTGATTGTCTACGCCCCGTGGGTCGAACATGTGGCCTTTCGCCAGTCGCGCCTTGATCAGCAACAGGAAGAAACCACCGACCAGATTGCCCTTGCCCAGTTGATCGACCGGATTTCCCACCACCTCGGCCCGCGCGACATGCTGTTTCACCCCGGCCACCACGCCAGCCACTTGCCTGAACAGGCTTCTGTGCGACAGGCCGTTAACGCCCGGACATATCCGGCCAGACGCACCGACATGACATTGCCCAAACGCCCGGCACGCCTGATCGACCCGCCCGAACCGGTCGAAATCCTTGCGCGCGACACCAATGGCACGCCAAGCCGCCTGCGCTGGCGCAAAATGGCGGTCGACATCATCCATGCCGAAGGACCAGAACGGATTTGCCCGGAATGGTGGCAATGCCTTGATCAGGATGAATATGCCCTATCCCCCAAGACGCGGGATTATTTCCGCATCCGCGATCAGGCAGGCCGATTGTTATGGGCCTTTCGCACCGGCCCAACCGGGCAGGATATCTGGTCCATCCATGGATTGTTCGGGGACTGACATGACCGATTTCCCCCTTCAGCAATCGGCACCTGCCTATGCCGAATTACAGGTCAGCAGCAATTTTTCCTTCCTGCGCG
The Thalassospira xiamenensis M-5 = DSM 17429 DNA segment above includes these coding regions:
- a CDS encoding Y-family DNA polymerase, yielding MQQRFLYLWLTHWKTDCHRIDMPETGDDTPQTAPSPQREPVVITRADHKGVLVCGSNKAAQSRGLAPGMRLAEARSIYPALRDLPEQPDLYERHLARLIRAMDRYSPWVARDRFLQEADHNHTGDAGLWLEITGGSHLFGGESALLALVLRDVKSRGYAGRAAIADTAGAAWGAARCHPAALADQRILSLPRDHDIAAGFPISALRLAEQTRVTLFRLGLKHLGDITPMPRANITTRLGPEVLQRLDQFYGRLPEHLNFNLPDRPWLIRRSFGEPLGDAANLAITVESMVTELCNNLAQENLGLRRIILRCVRVDGHTHTITLGTGSPCQSAPHVLRLLSEKMPGVDTGFGIEQVIVYAPWVEHVAFRQSRLDQQQEETTDQIALAQLIDRISHHLGPRDMLFHPGHHASHLPEQASVRQAVNARTYPARRTDMTLPKRPARLIDPPEPVEILARDTNGTPSRLRWRKMAVDIIHAEGPERICPEWWQCLDQDEYALSPKTRDYFRIRDQAGRLLWAFRTGPTGQDIWSIHGLFGD